GGCCGCGCCACCGTCTCCGGGTGGAAGCCGGGCGTGACGAAGAGCACCTCGGATCCGTGCTCGGTGAAGCCCGTCAACAAGGCCACCGCGGCGCTCTACACGTACACGCCCTGGGTGGGCGCGTACGCCATCCAGTGCGGCCGCACCGACATCGGCGGCTCGTCCCTGGTGTCGGTGAAGTACAACCAGTTCAAGGGCGAGTACAACTGGGGTACCGGCTCCACCACCGTCACCTGCTACACCGGCACGGTGGACGCCAACGTGGCCGTGGGCGTGTGCGTGCAGAGCTCCTCGGACGCCATCTGGCGGCAGTGCCAGGCCGACGGCACCTTCACGGCGGGCACCACCACCAAACCCACCAACTGCACCGCGTCCTGGCCGTGGTGCAGCTCCGCCACCCTGGGACAGTCCGTGCCGGCGCGCACGTGCGTGCAGTCCAGCGGAGACCTGCAGTGGCACCAGTGCGGCTCCGAGGGCGCGTGGCTGTCCGCCCCGAACGCGCCCACCACCGGCAGCGGCCCGGTGGGCACCTGCTACGCCAGCTACGCGCTGTGAGCTAGGAGCGGCCCACCGCGAGCAGGATGAGCGCGATGTAGCCTCCGCCGCAGAGCATGCAGAAGGTCAGTGGCGCGGCCAGGGCACCGACCGCCGCCACGCCCCACGTCGTCCGGTGCAGCCCCCGGTAGGCGAAGACGCGCGCCACCAGCACCCAGAAGGGCGCCACCTGCGCGCCGATGATGGGCACCCCCCCGAGCACCATCGGCGCCTGGGACAGGGCATTGGCCCGGAGCGTCACCGCGAAGTCCCGGGTGATGCCGCCCATGCGCAGGAAGAGGTGGTCCACACCCGCGTTCAGCAGGGTGAAGACCAGGGTCAACGGGGGGATGACGAGCACGCAGAAAGCGAACGTGGCCAGCCCCACCCACTGGAACCGCTGCTCCACTTCGGGTTGTGTGCTCGCAACCGGGAATACCTGGGTCATGAAGCTGAACAGGCCCAGGTAGGTGACGCCGGTCACGAAGCTGCTCGGCAGGGAGCTCAGCAGCGCGAACAGCAGTGAGCTGCCCACGCTCCCCTCGGCCCGGACCGTGGAGAAGCTACCCGGGCGCAGCAGCACCTCGACGAACGTCTTCCAGAAGGCCATGAACGTGCCCAGCTCCTCGCGCCTGTCCCACGGGAGCAGGACGTCCGGCTCGCGCTCGTGACAGTTCTGGCAGAGCACCTGTCCCCGCGAGTCGACGCGCAGGCACATGGCGCAGGCGAACGCGCC
This is a stretch of genomic DNA from Archangium violaceum. It encodes these proteins:
- a CDS encoding YIP1 family protein; translation: MSIPCPRCQQALTPGAPSCAHCGASLLIEVDGAEPACAIHPTLRSLGTCDRCGAFACAMCLRVDSRGQVLCQNCHEREPDVLLPWDRREELGTFMAFWKTFVEVLLRPGSFSTVRAEGSVGSSLLFALLSSLPSSFVTGVTYLGLFSFMTQVFPVASTQPEVEQRFQWVGLATFAFCVLVIPPLTLVFTLLNAGVDHLFLRMGGITRDFAVTLRANALSQAPMVLGGVPIIGAQVAPFWVLVARVFAYRGLHRTTWGVAAVGALAAPLTFCMLCGGGYIALILLAVGRS